The Populus alba chromosome 6, ASM523922v2, whole genome shotgun sequence genome contains a region encoding:
- the LOC118053383 gene encoding RHOMBOID-like protein 1, with protein MEKEQYPVPPSEIQTRVNSRRGGNNSIIHPVEIETPNHQVSLAMASSSSPSPVPYGKDRPSKKWWPWLIPAFVIANVVMFIITMYVNNCPKNYVYCIARFLGRFSFQPFKENPLLGPSSISLQKMGALDVQKVVDGHQGWRLITCNWLHGGVFHLLANMLSLLVIGIRLEQEFGFVKVGLLYVISGFGGSLLSALFIQSNISVGASGALFGLLGGMLSELITNWTIYANKVAAFITLVVIIAVNLALGILPHVDNFAHIGGFLSGFLLGFVFLIRPQFGWFSQRHAPLGYIPASVKSKFKTYQRALWIISLILLIAGLTIGMVLLLRGVDANEHCSWCHYLSCVPTGKWSCKTEPAYCLSTQIGNQLNLTCSSNGKSSVYLLPGATSSQIQGLCTGLCR; from the exons atgGAGAAAGAGCAATATCCAGTTCCTCCATCAGAGATCCAAACCAGGGTGAATTCAAGAAGAGGAGGAAACAACTCTATTATACACCCAGTAGAGATAGAAACACCTAATCATCAAGTGTCGCTGGCAATGGCATCATCGTCATCTCCAAGTCCAGTGCCGTATGGAAAAGATAGGCCTTCCAAGAAATGGTGGCCTTGGTTAATACCTGCTTTTGTGATTGCCAATGTTGTTATGTTTATTATCACTATGTATGTCAACAACTGTCCCAAGAACTATGTCTATTGTATTGCTCGGTTCTTGGGTAGGTTCTCTTTTCAGCCCTTCAAGGAGAACCCTCTTCTTGGTCCTTCATCCATTTC GCTACAGAAGATGGGGGCTCTAGATGTACAGAAAGTGGTTGACGGACATCAGGGATGGCGGCTCATCACCTGCAATTGGTTACATGGAGGGGTTTTTCATTTGTTGGCGAATATGCTATCTCTTCTGGTTATTGGCATTCGGCTCGAGCAGGAATTTGGGTTTG TAAAGGTTGGTTTGCTATATGTCATCTCTGGATTTGGTGGGAGTTTGCTATCGGCTCTTTTTATCCAATCGAATATCTCTGTTGGTGCTTCTGGTGCACTTTTTGGTTTACTTGGGGGCATGCTCTCTGAACTCATCACAAATTGGACTATATATGCTAATAAG GTGGCAGCTTTCATTACTCTCGTGGTGATCATCGCTGTCAATCTAGCATTGGGAATTCTACCACATGTTGACAACTTCGCCCATATTGGAGGTTTTCTTTCTGGTTTTCTCCTCGGCTTTGTGTTCCTGATCCGCCCACAGTTTGGATGGTTTAGTCAAAGACATGCTCCTCTTGGCTATATTCCAGCCTCAGTAAAATCTAAGTTCAAGACCTATCAGCGTGCATTGTGGATCATATCTCTAATCCTTTTAATTGCTGG GCTTACCATTGGCATGGTTCTGCTTCTCCGGGGAGTTGATGCAAATGAACACTGTTCATGGTGTCATTATTTGTCTTGCGTCCCTACTGGAAAATGGAGTTGCAAAACCGAGCCTGCATATTGTTTG TCCACCCAAATAGGCAACCAGCTGAACTTAACGTGCTCAAGCAATGGAAAATCCAGCGTGTACTTATTGCCTGGCGCAACGAGTTCTCAGATTCAGGGGTTGTGCACCGGGCTCTGCCGTTGA
- the LOC118053384 gene encoding oxysterol-binding protein-related protein 3B, translating into MAPPNDPKQSESGSGSGGGFFASIASSLSNFGTAMTRSVNGLVPYEGLEVVNPEGGTEDAEEEASKGRWKQEDRDSYWKMMQNYVGSDVTSMVTLPVLIFEPMSMLQKMAELMEYSHLLDLADECEDPYMRLVYSASFFISVYYALQRTWKPFNPILGETYEMTNHGDLTFISEQVSHHPPIGAAHAENEHFTYDITSKVKTKFLGNSIEIYPLGRTRVTLKRDGVVLDLVPPPTKVSNLIFGRTWIDSPGEMVLTNMTTGDKVVLYFQPCGWFGAGRYEVDGYVYNAAEEPQILMTGKWNGSMSYQPCDMEGEPCSGTELKEVWRVAEAPKNDKFQYTHFAHKINSFDTAPKKLLGSDSRLRPDRYALEQGDISKAGYEKSSLEERQRAEKRNREVKGHQFTPRWFDRTDEIHPTPWGDLEVYQYNGKYSEHRAAIDSSGSIEETDIRSMEFNPWQFENLAAE; encoded by the exons ATGGCTCCTCCTAATGATCCCAAACAAAGCGAAAGCGGTAGCGGTAGCGGTGGTGGCTTCTTCGCTTCGATCGCTTCCAGTTTGTCCAATTTTGGTACCGCCATGACCAGATCAGTCAACGG TTTAGTGCCATATGAAGGACTGGAAGTCGTCAATCCTGAAGGAGGCACAGAAGATGCTGAAGAGGAAGCAAGTAAAGGAAGATGGAAACAAGAG GATCGGGACAGTTATTGGAAGATGATGCAAAATTATGTAGGATCTGATGTTACATCTATGGTTACACTTCCTGTACTTATTTTCGAGCCAATGTCAATGCTGCAGAAAATGGCAGAG TTGATGGAGTACTCGCACCTGTTAGATCTTGCAGATGAATGCGAGGATCCCTACATGCGTTTGGTGTATAGTG CGTCGTTTTTCATATCTGTATACTACGCCCTTCAACGCACATGGAAGCCGTTTAATCCGATTCTCGGTGAGACTTATGAAATGACAAATCATGGAGACCTTACTTTTATATCAGAACAG GTTAGTCATCATCCGCCAATAGGCGCCGCACATGCTGAAAATGAGCATTTTACTTATGATATCACTTCCAAGgtcaaaactaaatttttagggaACTCAATCGAGATCTATCCTCTTGGGAG AACACGTGTGACGCTCAAAAGAGATGGTGTGGTTCTTGATTTGGTGCCTCCTCCAACGAAAGTGAGTAACTTAATCTTTGGACGAACTTGGATTGATTCACCAGGGGAGATGGTCCTGACAAACATGACAACAGGGGACAAAGTTGTACTGTATTTTCAACCATGTGGCTGGTTTGG AGCTGGTCGCTATGAGGTGGATGGATATGTATACAATGCTGCTGAGGAGCCCCAGATACTGATGACAGGGAAATGGAATGGATCAATGAGTTATCAACCCTGTGACATGGAAGGAGAGCCATGTTCAGGCACTGAACTGAAGGAG GTATGGAGGGTCGCAGAAGCTCCAAAGAACGATAAATTCCAGTATACACATTTTGCTCACAAGATCAACAGCTTTGACACTGCTCCAAAGAAGTTACTAGGATCAGATTCCCGTTTACGCCCTGATAGATATGCTCTTGAACAGGGTGATATATCCAAGGCTGGCTATGAGAAGAGCAG TCTGGAGGAGAGACAGAGAGCCGAGAAGCGAAACCGAGAGGTTAAGGGTCACCAGTTTACTCCAAGATGGTTTGACCGAACTGATGAGATTCACCCTACACCTTGGGGGGACTTGGAAGTGTACCAGTACAATGGCAAGTATTCTGAACACCGGGCTGCTATAGATAGTTCAGGTAGCATTGAAGAGACTGACATTCGATCTATGGAATTCAACCCATGGCAGTTTGAAAATTTGGCAGCTGAATGA